The Salvelinus fontinalis isolate EN_2023a chromosome 9, ASM2944872v1, whole genome shotgun sequence sequence ACTTTGGGAAGTGCCCCAGACTGCGTCTCTTTACTCAGGAGTACATCTTGGCTCTAAATGAGCTCAACGCTGGGATGGAGGTTGTCAAGAAATTCATTCACAGGTGAGTCAGTGACAACATGTTTTTAGgacagtgatttttttttcttcctccacCAACCAGGAAAAGCTCTGGCCCTAGTTATTTTCAATAGTACTCCATGATTTACTCTGCTTTCTCCCTGTTCCATGGAGTCTATTGGGTGCTaattgtgtgtgtggctgtgtttcAGCATGCATGGCCCCACCGGGCAGTGCCCTCACCCCCGTGTCCTGCCCAACCTGGTGGCAGTGTGCTTGGCTGCCATCTACTCCTGCTACGAGGACTTCATCAACAGGTGAGtgatctactgtactgtagatccaACACACAGACTCGACTCTCTGGCCCAATGAACGTCCCTGGTTAGCTTAGGTTACTCACCTTTAAAAATGTTACCGAGGTGTTGACTTGAGTAATGAGTTATCTAATTGGTTATCATTACATCATCACCCCTGGGTCCTCAGCCCCTGTAGGACAACATTTGCTGGATTTCCGTTGCATTGTCACCCCAGAGAATCATTGCTCGGATACATGACCCTCAACACGCTCCCGCTAAGTATACAGAGGCTAATGCCGTTGTAACAGAGGCCTGGCTACAACCCCAGCAGAATGACATGTATTCTTACTATGGACTTATGAGTGTTAGTCTTGAGACGATTATGTAATGTGTGATACAATGACTCCATTCTTTTATTACACAATAttggtctctccatctccccaacaatatctctctctctgtccagccgGGACAACTCCCCCAGTCTGAAGGAGATCAGGAACGGCTGCCAGCAACAGAATGAGCGTAAACCCCctctgcccctccgcctgctccgCCCAGAGCCCCTGACACCCGCACCCACAGGGCTGctgtccctcccccctccccccacactgcCCTTCTCTCCTCCGCCTTCCATCGTCAACTCCAGTGAGATCCTGGTGGAGTTGGAACGCAACAACAACACTGCCAACGCCAGGCGGAAGGGCCCAGGGGGAGGCGACAGTGAGCCCAACCTGATCGACTGTCTGCTGGTCAGCCCCGCCCTCAACGCCCTGTCAATCCAGCTGCCTGCCCAGGCCGACCGCGTGCTTGGCTGCTTCGCACTCATCCTCAAAATGCTGTGAGttaccactactgttactgtatcccCTCTGCCTTACTGTCTGCCTTACTGTGTGTGTTTAAATGTTAACAAGGGTTCATGTTTGGCGCTATCTGTGTGGGATGTGCTGAGTAGCTCAACACAGCTGCTGCCTCTGATGTCCTACTGGAGAATCATTCAAAAGGAAGGAGTGTCGGTTAGTGTGTCTCTGAATGGATGGATGACATGGGTGTGATGATGTTTTGCAAGAGGGAAGTGGCACAAGTGGTTCTATTATGTGTGTGGGAACGGGGAATGACTGTAACTGTGACACTTAACAGACAGGAATCTGATCCTCTCCTCGTCCCATTGAATTGATGGATTTGTTTGGTGTCATAGGGCGACACTCAGGTTACCTCTCGTGATTCCCTGTGTGCCCAGCCCCCTGCTCTCATTGTGTCCACCTTTCTGttcttactctctttctctctgcaacCATTCAGGTCTGACTACGATGACTGGAGACCCGCCCTGGCTAGCTTGCTGCAGCCCATCCCATTCCCCAAAGAGTAAGTATACTGCCCTGGCTCTACACCTATCCACTTCCACCTCTTGTGCTCCCTCACCTTTTCCTAGTCACTCCccagccctccacccctcctccaggCTTTGGGGTCGGGGCTGGGACTTTGGTTGAGGGCCTGTCTCCGCGGTGTAGTGGCCTGGGAGTGGTGTTGACGTGGGTGTGCTGCTGAGGTGCCCTGCTGGGGATGAGGCGCCCCCCCTGAGTGGCTGTTGTAATTGGCTCCTCAGTCCGAGCCCTCATTACCAGTCACCTACAGAGGGATGTTGTTGTCACAGCCGGCAGACTCACCTGCTGCTCACCTGCGCACCAGAGCCTAATCCAAGCGTTCAGGCGTCATTAGAAAGGGCAACAACACTCCGACACAACTCCTAGAGGGATtgagtcagacagaaaacacacacccCCAACCTCCAATAGATTGACATGTATTTGTGTGTTGTTGCTCAGATATGTTCAAACCAACAAAAAAACGGGATGTGTTTCCTATGCAatccagctgcaacctgttcaaCATCTTACTGCATGTTTAAACATGTTTTATTCTCCATTTAATCATAATTATTGTTTTTAATCTTGTTTTTAATGTGTATTCGTACCACCTCTTTAGGGCCCTTGCACATGCCAAATTTACAAAGTAAGTATCTACAACCATGACTTTTAGTTAACAAATGTTAGATTTCAGTTACCATCCCAGAAGGAAAGCATGAGGATTGTGCCTAACTTGTCTGTCTGTTTTGAACAGAGAGCTAAAATATGTTATTCAGAGGTTTGCAGAGGACCCCAGACAggaggttagtgtgtgtgtgcagctctgACCATACATCACTGTTTCACCTTAGTTCAgtgttgtatttgtgtgtgtgtggtagtcatTGTTGTGTGGTTGTTGCAGGTCCACTCCTGTCTGCTCAGTGTGCGCTCGGGAAAGGACGGTTGGTTCCAGCTCTACAGTCCAGGGGGTGTGGCTTGTGATGATGATGGGGAGCTCTTTGCCAGCATGGTGAGTGATTGTTACCTTAATAATCCTGACCCTCATACCTACCTTctgttctgattggctggacTTGACCTTTGACTCTCTCCTCCAGGTTCACATTCTTATGGGTTCCTGCTACAAAACTAAGAAGTTTCTCCTGTCCCTGGCTGAAAACAAGCTGGGGCCCTGCATGCTCCTGGCTCTGCGTGGGAACCAGACCAtggttgaggtgtgtgtgtgccctaTGTACAGAGCTGACTTGTTTTTATTACTGTGTGTTTTTAGAGGTGTGAGTGCACAGGAAGCAGAGgtgacctgtgtgtgtttcagatccTGTGCCTGATGCTGGAGTACAACATCATCGAGAACAAGGACACCCAGCTGCAGATCATCTCCACCCTGGAGAGCACTCCGGTGGGCCTGCAAATGTACGAGCAGTTGTGTGACAGGCAGAGGGAGCTCAAAGAGCTGGTGAGTTACTACTGCACTGTGCACAAACAAAGGCTCGAACACGACACGCTCAACCTCACACTGCATTCCCAATTCTACTGTCATGTCTTCTCAAAATACACACGGTCTGGGCTGTCAGCGGGCAACTGTAGTATCTGCTCAGTTAAAACTGTTACTACTCTACACTGTCCACTCTGCTAGAGTTATCTATTCATTATCCCGTGTTACCTAGTGTTTCTGTATTGTTACTTCATGCAAATATGAACCCTTTATCACATCATTGGCACATTGCGCATAGACACCACCTGCTGTCTGAATAGGGAACTGCTGTAATCAGTcgccattttttatttttttctccctCAGCAAAGAAAAGGAGGCCCCACCCGACTCACTCTGCCCTCCAAGTCTACGGTGAGATTGGCTTTTATTACACTACTGCCATTTCCTCAAACgttatttgtttttatttcaccCAAACATGTGATAATATGTATTTTTATACAAAATGTTCAAATTTAACTGTTACATTTTGTGAGAAAGATGACCTGACTCCATGTCTCAATTCAATTTGAACAACATGATGTCTCTCCCTGCCTCTGTATCTGAccatgtctctgtgtatctctgagtAGGATGCAGACCTTGCCAGGCTACTGAGCTCTGGCTCCTTTGGGAACCTGGAGAACCTGAGTCTTGCCTTCACCAACGTCACCAGTGCATGTGCTGAACAGCTCATCAAATTGCCCTCTCTCAAACAGCTAAACCTTTGGTCCACCCAGGTCagaacacacacacgtcacatttttagtttttatttgaatttgatGAGTAATACTCTGTATGACTTTGAATGACAAATCCTCTTTCCTTGTTTGTCTTTCCTTCAGTTTGGAGATGCAGGACTGCGGTTACTGTCCGAACACTTGGCGTGTCTGCAGGTGTTGAATCTTTGTGAGACACCCGTGACCGACGCCGGCCTGCTTTCCCTCAGTTGTAAGAGCTCATCTCAATCATTTGACTATATGCTACTCACATATGGTATACTTCACACCTGCCCCACAACCTCATACATTCAGTATAGAACAGGCTTTCCACACAGTCTCCTAGATCTATATATGTTCATGTAGGTTAAGGTGACATGTTTATGCGTGTCTCTTCCAGCCATGAAGAGCCTGTGCAGTTTGAACATGAACAGCACAAAGCTCACAGCAGACACATACGAGGACTTAAAGGTAAGATGAACTGTGACACCCTCTCTGTTGACAAG is a genomic window containing:
- the LOC129862572 gene encoding C-Maf-inducing protein-like; this translates as MDFNSSGGGNELHNNQFYQSEESKPLLGEMSAPLEGNNNKLCAGPCKRTLQHCSSGMRYKLLQEGDIQVCVVKHPRTFLSKILTSKFLRRWEPHHLTLTDSSLASATPTGYMEAALSYSTIEDLQLLSWDNAPKYCVQLSFPGGTVLLQAANSYLRDQWFNSLQWKKKIYKYRKVLNNPSRWEVVLKEIRLLVDMALTSPLQDESIHQAPLQIISTLLADNTNLSTQDHENIIVAIAPLLEKNHPPPDLCEFFCKHCRERPRSMVVIEVFTPVVQRILKHNMDFGKCPRLRLFTQEYILALNELNAGMEVVKKFIHSMHGPTGQCPHPRVLPNLVAVCLAAIYSCYEDFINSRDNSPSLKEIRNGCQQQNERKPPLPLRLLRPEPLTPAPTGLLSLPPPPTLPFSPPPSIVNSSEILVELERNNNTANARRKGPGGGDSEPNLIDCLLVSPALNALSIQLPAQADRVLGCFALILKMLSDYDDWRPALASLLQPIPFPKEALAHAKFTKELKYVIQRFAEDPRQEVHSCLLSVRSGKDGWFQLYSPGGVACDDDGELFASMVHILMGSCYKTKKFLLSLAENKLGPCMLLALRGNQTMVEILCLMLEYNIIENKDTQLQIISTLESTPVGLQMYEQLCDRQRELKELQRKGGPTRLTLPSKSTDADLARLLSSGSFGNLENLSLAFTNVTSACAEQLIKLPSLKQLNLWSTQFGDAGLRLLSEHLACLQVLNLCETPVTDAGLLSLSSMKSLCSLNMNSTKLTADTYEDLKAKLPNLTEVDVRYTEAW